GGGCCGCCCCCGAGCGAAACGGGTCCAAAATTTTAGCCTCGCGTTAATACTAATGCCGTCGTTCGTCGTATTTAAAAGCGGCCCTAAAAACGGCCTCATCCAAACGAAAGCCATAAAAGGGCGCGCGCACGAGACGGGCGGGCCGGCGGCGTTGAATATCGGCCCTTGGCCGACGTCATCCATGATGTCAAAACCGTCGGCCATCCGTGCCGGCCGAGTTACGTTCGGGTTCGCCGAAGCGCATATGGTCCTGTAGCCTCCTTCGCGTAAGGCTTCGGCCAACGTAACCGCGTCGTCCGGAAGCGGAAAAAAGCGGGCGTTAACGCCGTGGGTGCCGGGGTAGGTCGCGGTAAAAATGGAAGCTACCGCCGGCTTCGTCCACGTGGAAACGGTAAAAGCTTCCTTAAAAACCACGGCCTCCGCGCCGAACATCTCCAAAGTAGGAGCCAAATAGCGTTTCGCGCCGTAATAACTAAGCCGGTCCGCGCGAAACGCGTCCATGACGACGATATATATATCAGGCCGCCTCGGCGGCGGCTCGCGCGCCTGCCAGATGGCCCATAGCTCGGCGAAGATAAACGGGGTTAGTAGGCCAAGAGTTAGTAATCGCAAGAAGTTAACGGGCAGTGGGCCCCCGGCCGACGACCGGCGCCGTATCCTATTTACCAACCCGTAAATCCCCCACGCCGCGCAAAACCACACGGTGACCGTAAGCAAGAATACGGCCAAAATGACCACGTTCGGTTTATAGTAAAACCATACAAAATCGACTGTCGCCAAAAAATAAAAAAACGGAGCGCCCAATAACGCGATTACGACGATTAGTAACGGCGGCGAGCTTAAATGGACTCTTCCTCTCCTCGCCGCCCAGAAGTAATATATCGAGCAACCGGCCGCGAATACGAGGCCGCTTACCGCGGCCGCCCATAACGCTTCGGCGCCGAATAAAATCTGGGAAAAAAACCTCGGCGGCCCCCAAAAAGCCCCCCGACCTAACCCCGCGCCGAGGATTAACTCGCCGGCCGCGGCGAGGACGCCACCCAAACAACCAGCGCCCAAAACCTGCCCGGTAAAGCGACCGTACCCCTGTAACGCCTTTACGCCCATCCCGCCGAACCTTTAAACGTGTCGTAGG
This region of bacterium genomic DNA includes:
- a CDS encoding sulfatase, coding for MGVKALQGYGRFTGQVLGAGCLGGVLAAAGELILGAGLGRGAFWGPPRFFSQILFGAEALWAAAVSGLVFAAGCSIYYFWAARRGRVHLSSPPLLIVVIALLGAPFFYFLATVDFVWFYYKPNVVILAVFLLTVTVWFCAAWGIYGLVNRIRRRSSAGGPLPVNFLRLLTLGLLTPFIFAELWAIWQAREPPPRRPDIYIVVMDAFRADRLSYYGAKRYLAPTLEMFGAEAVVFKEAFTVSTWTKPAVASIFTATYPGTHGVNARFFPLPDDAVTLAEALREGGYRTICASANPNVTRPARMADGFDIMDDVGQGPIFNAAGPPVSCARPFMAFVWMRPFLGPLLNTTNDGISINARLKFWTRFARGRPAFYYIHYMEPHTPNLPGPGYMYEVKPYLAKVDKERVLRIAAGPLFWYEVLKDPTFVPDFNEDELALARALYDAEIRRMDVVIEDLLENIVNSPGRDSEAIIVITADHGEEFLEHGRWLHGAGLHHELARVPFIIKAPGCKPAVVEGPVNLVDIPPTLVSLAGLETPRGWEGLALGPYIKSGSELPRRELLLEGIHTILMPSDDEGVESSIELNGLVAGDYYYLKDENADVEYLYDRRRDRWQKDNLASNAAFTEAGGVLAESRDALARYKNRVEERAFGQGEIYLPPVLERKLRTLGYVQ